From a region of the Acidobacteriota bacterium genome:
- a CDS encoding VWA domain-containing protein — protein MRRARLRIVEMAVATLLSVAVAAALGLAARAAEIAPTRFTLRITEPAHGDFVFGKVKIVADVKSKEEIPGLRVEFSVGGKLIFIDREPPFECFHEFGDQPKSWVIEAKAVTPDGVTVTDTVVTRKLEISYREMVDRVVVAATVMDANNAFLPNLTKADFVLTEDGVAQDILEFGAETRPITLGVLIDTSGSMKERIGAVQVAAKDFVNTVRPEDRAFIVDLDENVFLLQDLTSDHALLKTAIEGTDADGGTAIYDALYVSYYKMKKIDGRKAIALLTDGDDTSSKFSFQRVTELTRTNDVIIYPIGLGASVMDIGIRGTLKQLADDTGGRAFFPKNASDLKGVYDAIATDLRSQYYITYSPKNQALDGKWRAIKLECRTPDVHVKTRRGYYAVKH, from the coding sequence ATGAGGCGCGCCCGGCTCCGCATCGTCGAGATGGCCGTCGCCACCCTGCTGTCCGTGGCCGTGGCGGCAGCGCTCGGGCTCGCCGCCCGCGCCGCGGAAATCGCTCCGACGCGGTTCACGCTGCGGATCACGGAGCCCGCGCATGGGGACTTCGTCTTCGGCAAGGTCAAGATCGTCGCCGACGTGAAGTCGAAGGAGGAGATCCCGGGGCTGAGGGTCGAGTTCTCCGTCGGGGGGAAGCTGATCTTCATCGACCGCGAGCCGCCGTTCGAGTGCTTCCACGAGTTCGGGGATCAGCCGAAATCGTGGGTGATCGAGGCGAAGGCGGTCACCCCCGACGGCGTGACCGTCACCGACACCGTCGTCACCCGCAAGCTCGAGATCAGCTATCGCGAGATGGTCGACCGCGTCGTCGTCGCGGCCACCGTGATGGACGCGAACAACGCCTTCCTCCCGAACCTGACGAAGGCCGACTTCGTCCTGACCGAGGACGGCGTGGCGCAGGACATCCTCGAGTTCGGCGCCGAGACGCGCCCGATCACGCTCGGCGTCCTCATCGACACGTCGGGAAGCATGAAGGAGAGGATCGGCGCGGTGCAAGTGGCGGCGAAGGACTTCGTCAACACGGTGCGCCCCGAGGATCGCGCCTTCATCGTCGATCTCGACGAGAACGTGTTCCTCCTCCAGGATCTCACGAGCGACCACGCCCTGCTCAAGACCGCGATCGAGGGGACCGACGCGGACGGCGGCACCGCCATCTACGACGCCCTCTACGTCTCCTACTACAAGATGAAGAAGATCGACGGGAGGAAGGCGATCGCCCTCCTCACCGACGGGGACGACACGAGCAGCAAGTTCTCGTTCCAGAGGGTCACGGAGCTGACGCGCACGAACGACGTCATCATCTACCCGATCGGGCTGGGCGCGTCGGTGATGGACATCGGGATCCGCGGGACCCTCAAGCAGCTCGCGGACGACACCGGGGGGCGCGCGTTCTTCCCGAAGAACGCGAGCGACCTCAAGGGCGTGTACGACGCGATCGCCACCGATCTGCGCAGCCAGTACTACATCACGTACTCCCCGAAGAATCAGGCCCTCGACGGCAAGTGGCGCGCCATCAAGCTCGAATGCCGCACTCCCGACGTGCACGTGAAGACGCGCCGCGGCTACTACGCGGTCAAGCATTGA
- the modB gene encoding molybdate ABC transporter permease subunit, which translates to MPHSRRAREDAPRLLRGQALTIGLAALLVSLKVASCATAAVLVPGVLLGWLLARREFPGKGIAETIVSLPLVLPPTAVGYILLSLLSIDGPLGARALGFDPDLLFTWKGAVVASAIMSLPLVARTARVAFEGVDVKLEALARTLGMSQAEAFFRVSIPLAKRGLAASAVLGFSRALGEFGATVIVAGNIPGRTQTLALAIFSEIQSGRGEGARGLLALTTLLAFAGIYVTERLLRRRPS; encoded by the coding sequence ATGCCGCACTCCCGACGTGCACGTGAAGACGCGCCGCGGCTACTACGCGGTCAAGCATTGACGATCGGGCTCGCCGCGCTCCTCGTCAGCCTGAAAGTGGCTTCCTGCGCGACCGCGGCGGTGCTCGTCCCCGGCGTCCTCCTCGGGTGGCTCCTCGCCCGGCGCGAGTTCCCGGGGAAGGGGATCGCCGAGACGATCGTCTCGCTGCCGCTCGTGCTGCCGCCGACGGCGGTCGGCTACATCCTCCTGAGCCTCCTCTCGATCGACGGGCCCCTGGGAGCCCGCGCGCTCGGGTTCGATCCCGATCTCCTCTTCACGTGGAAGGGGGCGGTGGTCGCCTCGGCGATCATGAGCCTGCCGCTCGTCGCGAGGACCGCGCGCGTCGCCTTCGAAGGCGTGGACGTGAAACTCGAAGCGCTCGCCCGCACTCTGGGGATGTCGCAGGCAGAGGCGTTCTTCAGGGTCTCGATCCCGCTCGCGAAGCGCGGGCTGGCCGCCTCCGCGGTCCTCGGGTTCAGCCGCGCGCTCGGCGAGTTCGGGGCCACGGTGATCGTCGCGGGGAACATCCCCGGTCGGACACAGACCCTCGCCCTGGCCATCTTCAGCGAGATCCAGTCGGGGCGGGGCGAGGGGGCGAGAGGGCTCCTCGCCCTGACGACGCTCCTCGCCTTCGCGGGGATCTACGTGACCGAGCGGCTGCTGAGGCGCCGCCCCTCGTGA
- a CDS encoding ATP-binding cassette domain-containing protein, which yields MTARLDVRLALPLDRFPLDVAFEAETGCLGLFGPSGAGKTALLESIAGLRRGARGRIALGAATWLDSSRRRLVPPEVRGIGYVPQDALLFPHWNVMGNVLAGARRASGAAASRIDPEHVVAVLDLEPLRPREVATLSGGERQRVALARALCSAPALLLLDEPLASIDPQLRGRILHYLLAVRDEFRIPTIYVSHDATEIAALCGDVVVLREGRIAARGEPSRVFGEESDRAGVLGSDYENILDVTVEAVEPGRVVARLPGGVRLALASAGGAAPGSRALVGIRAGDLLLAVGETSGLSARNVVAGTIDRIRDVGEGTLVFVAIPGIPAPLVAMVTASASAAMGLRGGMSVHLVTKAQSCRLLAVR from the coding sequence GTGACCGCCCGCCTCGACGTCCGCCTCGCGCTCCCGCTCGATCGCTTCCCCCTCGACGTCGCCTTCGAGGCCGAGACGGGCTGCCTCGGCCTCTTCGGCCCATCCGGGGCGGGGAAGACGGCGCTGCTCGAGTCGATCGCGGGGCTGAGGCGCGGCGCCCGCGGCAGGATCGCCCTCGGCGCGGCGACGTGGCTCGACTCGTCCCGGCGCCGGCTCGTCCCCCCGGAGGTCCGCGGCATCGGGTACGTGCCGCAGGACGCGCTCCTCTTCCCCCACTGGAACGTCATGGGAAACGTGCTGGCCGGCGCCCGCCGTGCCTCCGGGGCCGCGGCATCCAGGATCGATCCCGAGCACGTCGTGGCGGTTCTCGATCTCGAGCCGCTCCGCCCGCGGGAGGTCGCGACTCTCTCCGGAGGGGAGAGGCAGCGCGTCGCGCTGGCCCGGGCGCTCTGCTCCGCCCCGGCGCTCCTGCTCCTCGACGAGCCCCTCGCGTCGATCGATCCGCAGCTCCGCGGGCGCATCCTCCATTACCTGCTGGCCGTCCGCGACGAGTTCCGGATCCCGACGATCTACGTCTCGCACGACGCGACCGAGATCGCGGCCCTGTGCGGCGACGTGGTCGTCCTTCGCGAGGGGAGAATCGCGGCGCGCGGCGAGCCGTCGCGCGTCTTCGGTGAGGAATCGGATCGCGCGGGGGTTCTGGGAAGCGACTACGAGAACATCCTCGACGTCACCGTGGAGGCGGTCGAGCCGGGGCGCGTGGTCGCGCGCCTGCCGGGAGGGGTGCGCCTGGCGCTCGCCTCGGCCGGCGGCGCGGCTCCCGGCTCCCGGGCGCTCGTCGGCATCCGGGCCGGGGATCTCCTCCTCGCCGTCGGCGAGACCTCGGGCCTGTCGGCGCGCAATGTCGTGGCCGGGACGATCGATCGGATCCGCGACGTCGGCGAGGGGACGCTCGTCTTCGTCGCGATCCCCGGAATCCCGGCGCCTCTCGTGGCGATGGTGACCGCGTCGGCCTCCGCCGCGATGGGGCTGAGGGGCGGGATGAGCGTCCACCTCGTGACCAAGGCTCAGTCCTGCCGCCTCCTCGCGGTGCGGTGA